In Terriglobia bacterium, the genomic stretch TTCGCGGCCGGCAGGGGGTCGCTCACGCGGACCTCTTGAATGGACGACGCTTCGTGCATCGCCCGCATTTCCGGATAATCCACTTCCTTCTCGGACAGCGCAACCGTCGGCAAGTTCAGCTTCGGCATTTCACCCGACGCTGCAGGCAGCGGCTCATCCGTGTGTCCGATCGACACCAGCGAAAACGCCACTTCCTTGTTTATGTCGATATCGAGCAACCGGTTCACGTCCCCGTCGATGAACTCGCAATGAACCTCCGCCGGGAGCTGGAGCGCGGCAGTCATCGCCAGCAGGTTCGCGATGATCGTTCCGTTGTCCCAGCCGAAATGGCGGTAAGTCCGGGCTCGGTATTTCCACGCATTCCGCCAGTACGTCCCTGTACAAACGACGACCGCCGGCGCTTGAATTCCGACAACCCCGCGATAGTCTCCGCTCCTCAACAGCCGCAGCGCAAAATCCCCCGGGCCGAAGTGATAGACACCCGCGTTCAATCCCGGCAGATCCCCGCAGACGAGGTAGAGTTCGATTTCGTACAACGCGCCCGTGCAGGAGGCGGCGCGAAAATACGTCTCGCCGCCGGAGTACGTCTTCTTCTTCGTGATGCCTGCCGAGAAATAGAAGAGGCGTCCGAGGTCTGCGAGCGATGGAATCGGATTACCACCGGCCGGCGGAGCGGTCGACGAAATCGCGGACAGGGCGGAGATCCCAGTCAGGTCCGCATCTCGCGGCAGGGGAATGGGTTCCACGGTCGTATAGATCTTGAGAGTCTTCGGCTGATTCGCCCAATCCAGGTAATGTGGCGAGGAACGAAGGCTCCACTCCGAATGTTTCGTGGCGTTGTGGTAGGCCCAGGCCCGGCTCGTATCGCGGTTGGAGCTGTCTGAGAGCATGAGATTCAGTATAATGGTCTCGCAACTATGAAAGAGACAAAGCAGAACATTCGATATCTCGGCTTTGAAAGCGTGCCCGACGGCCGCCGCTTCGACTTCTCGATCACCGGCACAAACCTGGAAGCCACGCGGGTTTCTCTCGAAATCCCGGCGTTGATGTTCAGCGGCGACAATAAAATCACTTTCCAGGAAAGCGCCAAGATCTGCTACGAGAAGCTGCGTGTCCTGCTCGAGCGGGAGCAGATCCAGGCGGCCATGAAAATCCGGCTGACCGGCGACGACATCGCGCAATTCCGCCACATTCCACGCGGCCGTCCCCGTTTTCCAAAGACCGAAAACTAAATTCGCGTGGGCGCAATCGATCCAGCCGCCTTCCGGCGTTTCGAACACCTCGGCTGGCAGGAGATTGCGAACCGTTATCACAGCGGGTTTGCCGCTGTGACGACGCAATCCACAGAGGCCTTGCTGGACGCCGCGCGAGTAGACAACGGCATGCGGACACTCGACGTCGCCTGCGGTCCCGGCTACATCACGGTGGCCGCCGCTTCCCGCGGAGCCATTGCGACCGGAATCGACTTTTCATCGGAAATGATTCAGGAGGCCGGCACCCGCTATCCGGGCCTGGATTTTCGCGAAGGCGATGCCGAACAGCTTGCCTTTAGCGACGCCGAGTTCGGCGCGGTCGTCTGCAATTTCGGAATGCTGCATCTCGGGCGGCCCGAAGCGGCGATTCAGGAAGCACACAGGGTCCTGCGCCACGGGGGCCGGCTTGCTTTCACCGTATGGGACACGGCCGATAAGGCCATCGCATTCGGAATCATGATTGGCGCGATCCAGAAGTTTGGC encodes the following:
- a CDS encoding class I SAM-dependent methyltransferase — encoded protein: MGAIDPAAFRRFEHLGWQEIANRYHSGFAAVTTQSTEALLDAARVDNGMRTLDVACGPGYITVAAASRGAIATGIDFSSEMIQEAGTRYPGLDFREGDAEQLAFSDAEFGAVVCNFGMLHLGRPEAAIQEAHRVLRHGGRLAFTVWDTADKAIAFGIMIGAIQKFGDMSVPIPPGPPFFRFSDPEECKRVLIAAGFRNPAVSHVPQVWRLESPDALFDVMYHGSVRNAALLRAQKPDVLEAIREEIRRSVEEQRLELPMPSVLAAAEKL
- a CDS encoding SagB family peptide dehydrogenase translates to MLSDSSNRDTSRAWAYHNATKHSEWSLRSSPHYLDWANQPKTLKIYTTVEPIPLPRDADLTGISALSAISSTAPPAGGNPIPSLADLGRLFYFSAGITKKKTYSGGETYFRAASCTGALYEIELYLVCGDLPGLNAGVYHFGPGDFALRLLRSGDYRGVVGIQAPAVVVCTGTYWRNAWKYRARTYRHFGWDNGTIIANLLAMTAALQLPAEVHCEFIDGDVNRLLDIDINKEVAFSLVSIGHTDEPLPAASGEMPKLNLPTVALSEKEVDYPEMRAMHEASSIQEVRVSDPLPAAKRPAGGRSQSMLKSLSVSSDTIEQVILRRGSSRKFERKSMTREQLQTILVASTQGIPADFPALNDLYLIVNAVEGLESGSYFYQPGSHTLECLKAGNFRSNARYLGLGQELPGDAAVDVFFMADLHSVLDRFGNRGYRAVQLESGILGGKMYLAAYAQRLGATGLTFFDDDVTAFFSPHASGKSAIFLVAIGIGARPTRW